The Amycolatopsis sp. 195334CR genome window below encodes:
- a CDS encoding NADPH-dependent F420 reductase encodes MDFGTIGAGTVARAIAGHLVAAGHKVTLSNSRGPDTLLDVVSRLGPLASAGTVDQAASADMVFLTVRWPQVGDALAGLPEWDGRILVDTTNNMESMSPTVTDLGVETASEFVDDRAPGARVVKAFNTLYAQYIAADPRHAEGRQLLFYAGDDEAAKADFHTVADAIGFAPVDAGTLRDGGRLMQVGWPLSALHALKQD; translated from the coding sequence ATGGACTTCGGAACCATCGGCGCCGGGACGGTCGCGCGGGCCATCGCCGGTCACCTCGTGGCAGCAGGCCACAAGGTGACGCTCAGCAACAGCCGCGGCCCGGACACGCTGCTTGACGTGGTGAGCCGGCTGGGGCCGCTCGCGAGCGCGGGCACGGTCGACCAAGCGGCCTCGGCCGACATGGTCTTCCTCACCGTGAGGTGGCCGCAGGTCGGCGACGCGCTGGCCGGGCTGCCCGAGTGGGACGGCCGCATCCTGGTCGACACCACCAACAACATGGAGTCGATGTCGCCGACCGTCACCGATCTCGGAGTGGAGACGGCAAGCGAGTTCGTCGACGATCGTGCGCCGGGCGCGCGCGTGGTCAAGGCCTTCAACACCCTGTACGCCCAGTACATCGCCGCCGATCCCCGGCACGCGGAGGGGCGGCAGCTGCTGTTCTACGCCGGTGACGACGAGGCCGCCAAGGCGGATTTCCACACCGTCGCCGACGCCATCGGATTCGCGCCGGTCGACGCCGGGACGCTGCGCGACGGCGGCCGCCTGATGCAGGTCGGCTGGCCGCTCTCGGCGCTGCACGCCCTGAAGCAGGACTGA
- a CDS encoding pentapeptide repeat-containing protein produces the protein MADPEQPLTDSEPARPGERSRLRGSLSVWAVPVVAAVVLGVAGVVLVWLWRWVDTLALVEQKDKATAHLDTVKIAASVLVAGGGVFALYLTARRQRTQEEELQVRRDELAQRDHAQAHAERVAEQTRLHAERVAASAEKDATDRQITELFTKAVEQLGHEQAAVRLGGLYTLERLAQDHVEQRRPVVSVLCAYLRMPYLDPDEPSPTDVEQVTGAELITTAQRRARRQEREVRLTIQRLLRDHAHNTPKPGRPADATYWGSTNPAIDIDVDLTGATLINLDLTRRRLHPSTTFTTTTFAGSVRFGSATFTGSAEFNGATFAGSAGFDEATFTSGAAFDGVTFTGGAWFGGATFAGSAEFDRATFTGTARFNGVTFTGHTRFNRAIFTRSARFDETTFTRGAGFDEATFICGAGFDGVTFTGNAMFNKATFTGNAMFNRATFIRVAGFGQVTFAGEVQLAGATIIGELQFAGARTRSREGVWPRGWRVGAPGEDGASGGDPDQWFMLEKV, from the coding sequence ATGGCCGATCCCGAACAGCCCCTCACTGACTCGGAACCCGCGCGGCCCGGCGAGCGTTCGCGACTACGCGGCTCGTTGTCGGTGTGGGCGGTGCCCGTGGTCGCAGCCGTGGTGCTCGGAGTGGCCGGCGTGGTGCTGGTGTGGTTGTGGCGTTGGGTCGACACTTTGGCCCTGGTCGAGCAGAAGGACAAGGCCACCGCGCATCTGGACACGGTGAAGATTGCCGCGTCGGTCCTGGTCGCCGGCGGCGGCGTATTCGCCCTCTATCTCACCGCACGCCGGCAACGCACCCAGGAAGAAGAACTCCAAGTCCGCCGGGACGAACTGGCCCAGCGCGACCATGCCCAAGCCCACGCCGAGCGGGTCGCCGAGCAGACCCGCTTGCACGCCGAGCGCGTCGCCGCGAGCGCCGAGAAGGACGCCACCGACCGTCAGATCACCGAGTTGTTCACCAAAGCCGTCGAGCAACTCGGGCACGAGCAAGCCGCAGTCCGTCTCGGCGGCCTGTACACCTTGGAACGGCTGGCTCAGGACCACGTGGAGCAGCGCCGCCCTGTGGTCAGCGTCCTCTGCGCCTACCTCCGCATGCCCTACCTCGACCCCGACGAACCCTCACCGACCGACGTCGAACAAGTCACGGGCGCCGAGCTCATCACCACCGCACAACGCCGCGCACGCCGCCAAGAACGCGAAGTCCGCCTCACCATTCAACGCCTGCTGCGCGACCACGCCCACAACACCCCCAAACCCGGCAGGCCAGCCGATGCCACCTATTGGGGGAGCACAAATCCCGCCATCGACATCGACGTCGATCTCACCGGCGCTACCCTCATCAACCTCGACCTCACCCGTCGGCGACTACACCCCTCCACCACCTTCACCACCACCACCTTCGCCGGCAGCGTCAGGTTCGGCAGCGCGACCTTCACCGGCAGCGCTGAGTTCAACGGAGCGACCTTCGCCGGCTCCGCTGGATTCGACGAGGCGACCTTCACCAGCGGCGCTGCGTTCGACGGAGTCACCTTCACTGGCGGCGCCTGGTTCGGCGGTGCGACTTTCGCCGGCAGTGCTGAGTTCGACAGGGCGACTTTCACCGGCACCGCTAGATTCAACGGCGTCACCTTCACCGGTCACACCAGATTCAACCGGGCGATCTTTACCCGCAGCGCCAGGTTCGACGAGACGACCTTTACCCGCGGCGCCGGGTTCGACGAGGCGACCTTTATCTGTGGCGCCGGGTTCGACGGGGTTACCTTCACCGGCAATGCCATGTTCAATAAGGCGACCTTCACCGGCAACGCCATGTTTAACAGAGCGACCTTTATACGCGTCGCCGGGTTCGGACAAGTCACTTTCGCCGGGGAGGTGCAGCTGGCCGGGGCGACCATCATCGGCGAGCTGCAGTTTGCCGGGGCACGGACCCGGAGCCGGGAAGGCGTGTGGCCGCGAGGATGGCGGGTCGGGGCGCCCGGTGAGGATGGGGCATCAGGGGGCGACCCGGACCAGTGGTTCATGTTGGAGAAGGTGTAG
- a CDS encoding SAM-dependent methyltransferase, with product MAEVDRFTIDTTKPSIARVYDAFVGGKDNYEVDREVLRYIQEVAPDAILVGRQCRAWLIRVVRFLAGQAKVDQFLDLGSGLPTAENTHQEAQRLNPEARVVYVDNDPTVAAHGRALLEDNRHTRFLMADLRNPAEILDSDVVTRHFDLSRPVGLIQSNSLHHVADDEDPVGLMQTYVDALAPGSYVAISHLHNPDDGSSRAKLAVESQTRFNEMMGSCFYRTREEIAELFRGLEMVEPGLTHLFEWWPNGPRLTEPSDGEYNLLGGVARKP from the coding sequence ATGGCAGAAGTCGACCGGTTCACGATTGACACCACCAAGCCCAGCATCGCGCGGGTCTACGACGCCTTCGTCGGTGGTAAGGACAACTACGAGGTCGACCGCGAGGTCCTCCGGTACATCCAGGAGGTCGCCCCGGACGCCATCCTGGTCGGGCGGCAGTGCCGGGCGTGGCTGATCCGGGTGGTCCGCTTCCTGGCCGGTCAAGCCAAGGTCGACCAGTTCCTCGACCTGGGCTCCGGGTTGCCCACCGCCGAGAACACCCACCAGGAAGCCCAGCGGCTCAACCCCGAGGCGAGGGTGGTCTACGTCGACAACGACCCGACCGTCGCCGCGCACGGCCGCGCGCTGCTGGAGGACAACAGGCACACCCGCTTCCTGATGGCCGATCTGCGCAACCCCGCGGAGATCTTGGACAGCGACGTGGTCACCCGGCATTTCGACCTGAGCCGACCGGTGGGCTTGATCCAGTCCAATTCGCTGCACCACGTCGCCGACGACGAGGATCCGGTCGGCCTCATGCAGACCTACGTCGACGCCCTGGCGCCTGGCTCCTACGTCGCGATCTCGCATTTGCACAACCCGGACGACGGCAGCTCCCGCGCGAAGCTCGCGGTCGAGTCCCAGACGCGGTTCAACGAGATGATGGGCAGCTGCTTCTACCGCACGCGCGAGGAGATCGCCGAGCTGTTCAGGGGCCTGGAAATGGTCGAACCCGGCCTGACGCACCTCTTCGAGTGGTGGCCCAACGGCCCGCGCCTGACCGAACCCAGCGATGGCGAGTACAACCTGCTCGGCGGCGTCGCCCGCAAGCCGTAA
- a CDS encoding Z1 domain-containing protein: MTFVVALRELWEMWSNARISMTSYADSQNVHPATMSRYFNGKTLPPDEIVIDLVDSIRRVTELPIPGEPGRLLNLLNAAQDAQPSNWGALKQWKAREHRQRLRADMADTRVIELTEEISQLRLGFAAGSAPDNDAELAIVRGLLAEERLRVAELEREIAAWRTRATEPASTGIVEVGGAHYWQRYVQSRAERGWTTEAISAVDSATSRVLDQLAEPTASEPSPRRGTVLDHVGGASPDVIGLLAKAIDRGYRLVIVLAGTLNEVRRQVQRAIDEDLVSLPDTPGIVRLTSTDLDYRRLSQDLHGLEFEKRHPELPLHAPSNLHSSSTRIMVVKKNMSILRRLRMELLAMRTPLTEIPALILDLAPDDGTGPKTTQITQALTQALPRGQFVSFSSTTLNLPMQDEHEHFVVASPRPREYVGASDVFGTGEETSGTDENISGERTYVRRFARDDDDLSLRTAMDMFVLTGAVKVYRSLGARHHGLLVATSARVAEQAAMRDRLQMLWQSVDYHEIAGLARLQALFDSDVAPVSMSCLVGAIPGSFDELRPALEIALEQLGDDLVTRDTTPVPDKPWHVTVIGPGQVRLAPRDGTTVLYIDGMAPAQSAPAALRPWFGLRPGYTDLLRLYVPDGDDPNGLYANIAHFWRADSELHSELVRYGTGN, translated from the coding sequence TTGACCTTCGTCGTCGCCCTCAGAGAGCTGTGGGAGATGTGGTCAAATGCCAGGATCTCCATGACCAGCTACGCAGACAGCCAAAACGTCCACCCAGCGACGATGTCGCGGTACTTCAACGGCAAGACATTGCCACCCGACGAGATCGTCATCGACCTCGTGGACTCGATCCGAAGGGTGACCGAACTGCCGATACCCGGCGAACCGGGTCGGCTGCTCAACCTTCTCAACGCTGCACAAGACGCGCAGCCCAGCAACTGGGGTGCGCTCAAACAGTGGAAGGCCAGAGAACATCGCCAACGCTTGCGTGCCGACATGGCCGACACGAGGGTCATCGAACTGACCGAAGAGATCAGCCAACTGCGACTCGGGTTCGCGGCAGGATCCGCACCAGACAACGACGCAGAACTGGCGATCGTGCGGGGACTGCTGGCCGAGGAACGTCTGCGGGTCGCTGAACTCGAACGGGAGATAGCGGCGTGGCGCACTCGCGCCACCGAACCAGCCTCCACCGGGATCGTCGAGGTCGGTGGAGCACACTATTGGCAGCGCTATGTGCAGTCGCGCGCGGAACGCGGGTGGACGACCGAGGCGATCTCGGCGGTCGACTCGGCGACGAGCCGCGTGCTCGATCAACTGGCGGAGCCCACGGCGTCTGAGCCGTCGCCGCGACGAGGCACCGTCCTCGATCACGTCGGTGGTGCCAGTCCCGACGTGATCGGGCTCCTCGCGAAGGCAATCGACCGCGGGTACCGCCTCGTGATCGTCCTCGCGGGCACCCTGAACGAGGTGCGCAGGCAGGTCCAGCGAGCCATTGACGAGGACCTGGTGTCTCTGCCGGACACGCCGGGAATCGTCCGCTTGACCAGCACGGACCTCGACTACCGCAGGCTGAGTCAGGACCTGCACGGCCTCGAATTCGAGAAACGACACCCGGAGCTCCCCCTGCACGCGCCGAGCAACCTGCACAGCTCGTCCACTCGCATCATGGTCGTGAAGAAGAACATGTCCATACTCCGCAGGCTGAGGATGGAGCTCCTCGCGATGCGCACCCCACTCACCGAGATTCCCGCGCTGATCCTCGACCTCGCTCCAGATGACGGCACAGGACCCAAGACAACCCAGATCACGCAGGCACTGACGCAGGCCCTGCCGAGGGGGCAGTTCGTTTCCTTCTCCAGCACAACACTGAATCTGCCGATGCAGGACGAACATGAGCACTTCGTCGTCGCATCCCCCCGCCCGAGAGAGTACGTCGGGGCGTCCGACGTGTTCGGAACTGGTGAAGAGACGTCCGGGACAGACGAGAACATCTCTGGGGAGCGGACGTACGTGCGCCGGTTTGCCCGAGACGATGACGACCTCAGCTTGCGCACGGCCATGGACATGTTCGTGCTCACCGGAGCTGTGAAGGTGTACAGGTCACTCGGTGCTCGCCACCACGGTCTACTCGTCGCCACCTCCGCGCGCGTCGCCGAGCAGGCGGCGATGCGGGATCGGCTCCAAATGCTCTGGCAGTCTGTTGACTACCACGAGATAGCAGGACTAGCGCGGCTCCAGGCATTGTTCGACAGCGATGTCGCTCCGGTAAGCATGTCCTGTCTCGTCGGCGCGATACCCGGGTCGTTTGACGAGTTGCGGCCCGCCCTGGAAATAGCCCTCGAACAACTCGGTGACGACCTCGTCACCCGCGACACCACGCCCGTGCCGGACAAGCCGTGGCACGTCACGGTGATAGGCCCCGGCCAAGTGCGGCTCGCTCCCCGCGACGGAACCACTGTCCTTTACATCGACGGGATGGCCCCTGCACAGTCCGCCCCCGCGGCTCTGCGACCGTGGTTCGGTCTACGGCCTGGCTACACAGATCTGCTCCGCCTGTACGTACCGGACGGCGATGATCCGAACGGCCTGTACGCGAATATCGCCCACTTCTGGCGAGCCGACTCGGAACTCCACTCCGAACTCGTGCGATACGGGACGGGGAACTAG
- a CDS encoding helix-turn-helix transcriptional regulator has protein sequence MLSSSTGTWGALTVFRETGRPYFSPSEVRLVTSLTGLISDGLRRSLLLDEACADRHDTGMLVLNPDDGVDLANQVAGNWIDELGIGTRAGTTLPLVIRAVARQARAIGGREEGRVSTGLARARVRTKAGRWVIVRASLLGEGTTAPVAVLLEAARPAEMAPLLADVYGLTPQERRVTECVAQGLSTKQIANRLRMSAYTVQDHLKSIFSKTGAGTRGDLVARLFFDQRAMRLTAQSAVPDEGAAYR, from the coding sequence GTGCTGTCCAGCAGCACCGGTACGTGGGGCGCGCTCACCGTGTTCCGCGAGACGGGCCGCCCGTACTTCTCGCCCTCCGAGGTACGGCTCGTCACGTCGCTGACCGGTTTGATCTCCGATGGGCTGCGCCGGTCGCTGCTACTGGACGAGGCCTGCGCCGATCGCCACGACACCGGAATGCTCGTCCTGAATCCCGATGACGGCGTCGACCTCGCCAACCAGGTGGCCGGGAACTGGATCGACGAACTCGGCATCGGCACCCGAGCGGGCACAACGCTCCCGCTGGTGATCCGTGCGGTCGCCAGGCAGGCCCGCGCCATCGGCGGCCGCGAGGAGGGGCGAGTGAGCACCGGGCTGGCCAGAGCGCGCGTGCGCACCAAGGCAGGGCGCTGGGTGATAGTCCGGGCGTCGCTACTGGGCGAGGGCACGACGGCACCGGTCGCGGTCCTGCTCGAAGCAGCCCGCCCGGCGGAAATGGCACCATTGCTGGCCGACGTGTACGGCCTCACCCCGCAGGAGCGGCGGGTCACCGAATGCGTGGCACAAGGCCTGTCGACCAAGCAGATCGCCAACCGGCTTCGAATGTCGGCCTACACCGTCCAGGACCACTTGAAGTCGATCTTCTCCAAGACTGGCGCGGGCACCCGCGGCGACCTCGTCGCCCGCCTGTTCTTCGATCAGCGCGCCATGCGACTCACAGCTCAGTCGGCAGTTCCAGACGAGGGCGCTGCGTATCGGTAA
- a CDS encoding YbaB/EbfC family nucleoid-associated protein, producing the protein MTDPWQASKDVVRHAQDQLDQLRARGGPSASATPPEPPVGVGEAMDGKVRVEITGARVSALHIDPAALRIPAGELATVVMEATNMALDAMRAAMTTSLPSPPSLDQMTRTLNEISSDSFRAMDNATEGIRRSMDAIQRISEQHRER; encoded by the coding sequence GTGACCGATCCATGGCAGGCGTCCAAAGACGTCGTGCGCCACGCGCAGGACCAGCTCGACCAGCTCCGGGCCCGTGGTGGCCCCTCGGCCAGCGCCACGCCGCCCGAGCCGCCGGTCGGCGTGGGCGAGGCGATGGACGGCAAAGTACGCGTCGAGATCACCGGGGCACGGGTGAGCGCGCTGCACATCGACCCGGCGGCGCTGCGTATTCCGGCCGGTGAACTCGCCACCGTGGTGATGGAAGCGACCAACATGGCACTGGACGCCATGCGAGCCGCGATGACAACGTCGCTGCCAAGCCCGCCGTCGCTGGACCAGATGACTCGCACGCTGAACGAGATTTCCTCGGACTCGTTCCGCGCCATGGACAATGCCACCGAAGGCATTCGCCGGTCCATGGACGCGATCCAGCGCATCTCGGAGCAGCACCGCGAACGTTAG
- a CDS encoding zinc-binding dehydrogenase: MKALTYEKAHTLDAFAIELTEVAEPRLRDGDLLVEVRAIGINPGEATIRQTRSAEPGGQVILGWEFAGVVVAAGATGFAVGDRVMGTGDFTRDGCWAERVAVDHRVVAKIPDRLAFTEAASLPIGVLTAWESLFRDRDALPAGVDRVLVIGGAGGVGSMATQLLKATTPAFVISTASRPESRKWATAMGADLVVDHRGDLAGQLHAAGIDHVDLVFSTSGTSGHLGAIAEVLRPFGHLAASDLAEPFDPGALTGKSLSLHSEMVFRAGGDVGSQGRILARAADDVAAGRLRPIVTTTLDGLTAETMKTAHALAESGRTIGKTVIQA; the protein is encoded by the coding sequence ATGAAGGCACTCACGTACGAAAAGGCACACACGCTCGACGCGTTCGCCATCGAGCTGACCGAAGTCGCCGAACCTCGGTTACGGGATGGTGACCTGCTGGTCGAGGTCCGCGCGATCGGCATCAACCCGGGTGAAGCCACGATCCGGCAGACGCGCAGCGCCGAGCCCGGCGGGCAGGTCATCCTCGGCTGGGAGTTCGCCGGGGTCGTCGTCGCGGCCGGGGCCACCGGGTTCGCGGTCGGCGACCGGGTAATGGGCACCGGCGACTTCACCCGCGACGGCTGCTGGGCCGAGCGCGTCGCGGTCGACCACCGGGTGGTCGCCAAGATCCCGGACCGGCTCGCGTTCACCGAAGCCGCATCGCTGCCCATCGGTGTCCTCACGGCCTGGGAATCGCTGTTCCGCGACCGGGACGCGCTGCCCGCCGGTGTCGACCGCGTGCTCGTCATCGGCGGGGCCGGCGGCGTCGGGTCGATGGCCACGCAACTGCTCAAGGCCACCACGCCGGCCTTCGTGATCAGCACGGCCTCGCGCCCCGAGTCGCGGAAGTGGGCGACGGCGATGGGCGCCGACCTGGTCGTCGACCACCGCGGTGACCTGGCCGGACAGCTCCACGCGGCGGGGATCGACCACGTCGACCTGGTGTTCTCGACCTCGGGTACCAGCGGCCACCTGGGGGCGATCGCCGAGGTGCTGCGCCCTTTCGGTCACCTGGCCGCCAGCGACCTCGCCGAGCCCTTCGACCCGGGAGCCCTCACCGGAAAGTCGCTGTCGCTGCACAGCGAGATGGTGTTCAGGGCCGGCGGGGACGTCGGCAGCCAGGGCCGGATCCTCGCCAGGGCAGCGGACGACGTCGCGGCGGGCAGGCTGCGCCCGATCGTCACCACCACGCTCGATGGCCTGACCGCCGAGACCATGAAGACGGCGCACGCCCTCGCCGAGAGCGGCCGGACTATCGGGAAGACCGTGATCCAGGCGTGA
- a CDS encoding nitroreductase/quinone reductase family protein has protein sequence MTTDLLDGEYVPSADARTRDQVELYERTNGREGATTEAGPVVVVTMRGARSGKLRKVALMRIERDGVYALGAAAGGQAHNPSWFHNLMAHPTVQLQDGPIRRLMTARLADGAERSTWLPYADNLYPFFADFRTRAAETGNREIPLFLLEPTTS, from the coding sequence ATGACAACGGATCTGCTCGACGGTGAATACGTCCCCAGTGCCGACGCGAGGACCCGCGATCAGGTCGAGCTGTACGAGCGCACCAACGGCCGCGAAGGCGCGACGACGGAGGCTGGCCCCGTGGTCGTGGTGACCATGCGTGGCGCCCGTTCGGGCAAACTGCGCAAGGTCGCCCTGATGCGCATCGAACGTGACGGCGTCTACGCCCTCGGCGCCGCAGCCGGCGGCCAGGCCCACAATCCGAGCTGGTTCCACAACCTCATGGCACACCCGACGGTGCAACTACAGGACGGTCCCATTCGCCGGTTGATGACCGCCCGGCTAGCCGACGGTGCGGAGCGGTCAACCTGGCTGCCCTACGCCGACAACCTCTACCCCTTCTTCGCCGACTTTCGCACCCGCGCCGCCGAGACCGGCAACCGCGAAATACCGCTGTTCCTGCTCGAACCCACCACGAGCTGA
- a CDS encoding pentapeptide repeat-containing protein — translation MAETLSQAEFDALLDDHRRWNNNDGGRQLDLTGRSLTRLRLAGRRVDGAVLNEADLSGCDLTGTDLSHTELIGADLREAKLPGADLYKVNFTGADLTGADLTGARLLRADLTEAVLTGAVLDRTDLTKTYFFRTDLRGVKLRDAWLDRVGFEADQVSGWDAAGATGTVLAGSLVTGTGGLIDAIDALRQAGALVRPFAGKVTP, via the coding sequence ATGGCAGAGACGCTGAGCCAGGCCGAGTTCGACGCGCTGCTCGACGACCACCGGCGATGGAACAACAACGACGGCGGTCGGCAGCTGGACCTGACCGGCCGCTCACTCACGCGGCTCCGGCTCGCAGGGCGGCGGGTGGACGGCGCGGTGCTCAACGAAGCCGACTTGTCCGGCTGCGACCTGACCGGCACGGATCTCAGTCACACCGAGCTGATCGGCGCAGACTTGCGAGAAGCGAAGCTGCCCGGCGCCGACCTCTACAAGGTGAACTTCACCGGCGCCGATCTCACGGGCGCGGACCTGACCGGTGCCCGGCTGCTCCGCGCCGACCTGACCGAAGCGGTGTTGACCGGAGCGGTGCTCGACCGCACCGACCTGACCAAGACGTACTTCTTCCGCACCGATCTCCGGGGCGTGAAACTGCGCGATGCCTGGCTGGACCGAGTCGGGTTCGAAGCCGACCAGGTCAGTGGGTGGGACGCCGCGGGCGCGACCGGGACCGTCCTGGCGGGCAGCCTCGTCACCGGAACCGGCGGCCTGATCGACGCAATCGACGCACTACGCCAGGCCGGGGCGCTGGTCCGGCCGTTCGCCGGGAAGGTGACACCGTGA
- a CDS encoding PE domain-containing protein, whose translation MGTVNVRPESVHEAAQRVDAAGQDWGESTATLAADMGAVENPYGGDELGNALKDMYEIIGPTALEYFNQTGFCLVETASAMNQAATAYTTIEQDNAKQMRRVQAIIDSLGDV comes from the coding sequence ATGGGGACGGTCAATGTACGGCCGGAAAGCGTCCACGAGGCAGCTCAGAGGGTTGACGCTGCCGGGCAGGACTGGGGCGAGTCGACTGCGACATTGGCTGCGGACATGGGCGCGGTAGAGAATCCCTACGGCGGCGACGAGTTGGGTAACGCCCTAAAGGACATGTACGAGATTATCGGGCCCACTGCGCTGGAATACTTCAACCAGACCGGTTTCTGTCTTGTCGAGACGGCCTCGGCGATGAACCAGGCGGCCACCGCGTACACCACGATCGAGCAGGACAACGCCAAGCAGATGCGCAGGGTGCAGGCCATCATAGACAGCTTGGGCGACGTCTGA
- a CDS encoding TetR/AcrR family transcriptional regulator yields MPRITQEQKRLNREKIVNAAGEGFRLRGIDGIGIEELMKSAGMTHGGFYNHFPSKEDLALEVLHQGFTDSLAALDAIRAAHPRSARAALHDMVDGYVSAEHRDHPEIGCASAALASDAGRHGAAAQAEYRRGLDGYFAAITDMLLDRARQSGTELTPAEARERAVALFSQMVGALTISRAIADAAPDLSDEVLTANRRRLKKL; encoded by the coding sequence GTGCCCCGCATCACGCAAGAGCAGAAGCGGCTCAACCGCGAGAAGATCGTCAACGCGGCCGGTGAGGGGTTCCGGCTGCGCGGCATCGACGGCATCGGCATCGAGGAGCTGATGAAGTCGGCCGGTATGACGCACGGCGGGTTCTACAACCACTTCCCCTCGAAGGAGGACCTCGCCCTCGAGGTCCTCCACCAAGGGTTCACCGACTCGCTCGCGGCGCTCGACGCCATCCGCGCGGCGCATCCCCGCTCGGCGCGCGCGGCCCTGCACGACATGGTCGACGGGTACGTCAGCGCCGAGCACCGCGACCACCCCGAGATCGGCTGCGCCTCGGCCGCGCTCGCCTCCGACGCCGGTCGCCACGGCGCCGCCGCCCAGGCCGAATACCGGCGCGGGCTGGACGGCTACTTCGCCGCCATCACCGACATGCTGCTCGACCGCGCACGCCAGTCCGGCACCGAACTCACGCCCGCCGAAGCCCGCGAGCGCGCCGTGGCGCTGTTCAGCCAGATGGTCGGCGCGCTGACCATCTCCCGCGCGATCGCCGACGCAGCGCCGGACTTGTCGGACGAGGTGCTGACAGCCAACCGGCGGCGGCTCAAGAAGCTGTGA
- a CDS encoding cytochrome P450, with translation MPADGTNARKVDRGEAEGGCPISRSSDGVWTVRGHATARAVLRSNDTVQAGLGVETVEKMPAKIRRPVLYRDGPEHREHRRQTARYFTARRVDESYRGIMQSVADKQLDKLRDSGQAQLSELSFNLAIEVACAVIGLTESRPGLQRRLERFFPEEFGAPGFTSLNGLYWIWRQATNWAGIYFNDVRPAVRARRAGRRDDLISHLLDEGCSAAEILGECITFAAAGMVTTREFVNLAAWHLFTDSALLKRYRAAEEAERIAILHELLRLEPIVGHLRRRATAPIELPGENEEPVTVAAGEIIDIQLSAANADPAAVGDRPLEVCPLRPLDNASAYGLSFGDGAHKCPGANIAIVETDIFLSKLFALPGVRMDTAPRVSFNDAIGGYELRDMVVAVPK, from the coding sequence ATGCCGGCCGACGGGACGAACGCGCGCAAGGTCGATCGCGGCGAAGCCGAGGGCGGGTGCCCGATCAGCCGGAGCTCCGACGGGGTCTGGACGGTGCGCGGTCACGCCACCGCTCGTGCCGTGCTGCGCAGCAACGACACCGTCCAAGCCGGACTTGGGGTGGAGACCGTCGAGAAGATGCCTGCCAAGATCCGGCGTCCCGTTCTGTACCGGGACGGGCCGGAGCACCGCGAGCATCGTCGGCAGACCGCGAGGTACTTCACCGCGCGGCGGGTCGACGAGAGTTACCGGGGGATCATGCAGAGCGTCGCCGACAAGCAACTGGACAAGCTTCGCGACTCCGGGCAGGCGCAGCTGTCCGAGCTGAGCTTCAACCTGGCCATCGAGGTGGCCTGCGCGGTGATCGGCCTGACCGAGAGCCGTCCGGGTCTCCAGCGCCGGCTGGAGCGCTTCTTCCCCGAGGAATTCGGCGCGCCGGGCTTCACCAGCTTGAACGGGCTCTACTGGATCTGGCGGCAGGCAACCAACTGGGCCGGCATCTACTTCAACGATGTCCGGCCCGCCGTCCGCGCGCGCCGCGCCGGGCGGCGTGACGACCTGATCTCGCACCTGCTGGACGAGGGCTGCTCAGCCGCGGAGATCCTTGGCGAGTGCATCACCTTCGCCGCCGCGGGGATGGTCACCACGCGCGAGTTCGTCAACCTCGCCGCGTGGCACCTGTTCACCGACAGCGCGCTGCTCAAACGCTACCGCGCCGCGGAGGAAGCCGAGCGGATCGCGATCCTGCACGAACTGCTGCGGTTGGAACCGATCGTCGGGCACCTCAGGCGGCGCGCCACCGCGCCCATCGAGTTGCCGGGTGAGAACGAGGAGCCGGTCACCGTCGCCGCCGGCGAGATCATCGACATCCAGCTCAGCGCGGCCAACGCCGATCCGGCGGCCGTGGGCGATCGGCCGCTCGAGGTATGCCCCCTGCGCCCACTCGACAACGCGTCCGCCTACGGCCTGTCCTTCGGGGACGGTGCGCACAAGTGCCCGGGCGCGAACATCGCGATCGTGGAGACCGACATCTTCCTCAGCAAGCTGTTCGCCCTGCCGGGGGTGCGGATGGACACCGCGCCGCGGGTGTCGTTCAACGACGCCATCGGCGGTTACGAGTTGCGCGACATGGTCGTGGCGGTGCCGAAATAG